The following are encoded together in the Thermodesulfobacteriota bacterium genome:
- a CDS encoding CpaF family protein: SAIDLIVHTARIQGGRRAVTSITEVTGMNDSQILLQEIFRWSKAEGRDARGGGLVPTRVPSSFAEEDRLAWD; encoded by the coding sequence CCTCGGCGATCGACCTGATCGTCCACACCGCGCGGATCCAGGGAGGAAGACGCGCGGTCACTTCGATCACCGAGGTGACCGGGATGAACGATTCCCAGATCCTGCTCCAGGAAATCTTTCGCTGGAGCAAGGCCGAAGGCCGGGACGCGCGCGGCGGCGGTCTCGTTCCCACGCGCGTTCCCTCGTCTTTCGCGGAGGAGGACCGCCTCGCATGGGACTGA
- a CDS encoding type II secretion system F family protein, protein MGLTPAESAIFCLGAGLIVLFLFRTALPGISRRFASASSRHSDDLREEFIFLPPARIASGMLLSGFLCGIVALAMSGSPTAAAVSVAAPVLLAGTIVGWYRSRRRKTILSQLPVMLDLVAGHLKAGHSLVESLAETVPLLPRGIREEMAWLLQQNRLGTPLAEAFTLWERRIPSEDVSLFVRPLRAALPGGGNIVDLLERTVDILRRRIRTREKLRSMTAQARLQAIVLTLLPPSFAAVMSWIDPHFLHGLIGTPQGKAILSAAAVLQALGWLTIRKIVSVRP, encoded by the coding sequence ATGGGACTGACGCCGGCCGAATCCGCGATCTTCTGCCTCGGCGCGGGATTGATCGTCCTCTTCCTGTTCCGCACGGCCCTGCCGGGGATTTCCCGGCGCTTCGCATCCGCGTCCAGCCGGCATTCCGACGATCTGCGGGAGGAATTCATCTTCCTTCCTCCCGCCCGGATCGCATCCGGGATGCTCCTGTCCGGTTTCCTCTGCGGCATCGTCGCGTTGGCGATGTCGGGGTCTCCGACGGCTGCCGCCGTTTCGGTCGCCGCTCCCGTGCTCCTCGCTGGAACGATCGTCGGATGGTATCGGAGCCGCCGCAGGAAGACGATCCTTTCCCAGCTTCCCGTGATGCTCGACCTTGTCGCCGGGCATCTGAAGGCCGGGCACAGCCTCGTGGAATCGCTGGCGGAGACCGTTCCCCTGTTGCCGAGGGGGATCCGCGAGGAGATGGCCTGGCTCCTTCAGCAGAACCGCCTTGGAACTCCGCTGGCCGAAGCGTTCACGCTATGGGAGCGGCGGATCCCATCGGAAGACGTATCGCTCTTCGTCAGGCCGCTGCGCGCCGCGCTTCCCGGAGGAGGGAACATCGTCGACCTCCTGGAGAGGACGGTGGATATCCTGCGGCGCCGGATCCGCACGAGAGAGAAGCTCCGGAGCATGACCGCGCAGGCCCGGCTCCAGGCGATTGTGCTGACGCTGCTTCCCCCGTCCTTCGCCGCGGTAATGTCGTGGATCGACCCGCATTTCCTCCACGGGCTCATCGGCACGCCGCAAGGAAAAGCCATCCTTTCGGCGGCAGCAGTGCTGCAGGCCCTGGGGTGGTTGACCATCCGGAAGATCGTTTCGGTGCGGCCATGA
- a CDS encoding type II secretion system F family protein — MSPLDFLLIGSALLTGGMLVAASIRKMLSNYSLRRLPEAHRRAHIRLVEWLMRKNLIRTPGACLIDPVRPWAIGEAAGLLVLAAGTMATPNPAGFLGAFATAILFAACATWFAIRKASREALRSVQRDLPVACFLLSLLLESGMGASSALQETASSVPAGALSRELGELVRARSIGLSRGESIDQSRRRVPLEDYRIFLNHIHQGERLGIGLSKSLRGLSNKILENQDHRAETIAQQAAVKLLFPLVCFIFPAVFLIILSPVILDLWSRFLR, encoded by the coding sequence ATGAGCCCGCTCGACTTCCTCCTGATCGGGTCGGCTCTCCTTACCGGCGGGATGCTCGTCGCCGCATCGATCCGGAAGATGCTGTCGAACTATTCTTTGAGACGGTTGCCGGAGGCGCATCGGAGGGCCCACATCCGCCTGGTCGAATGGCTGATGCGGAAGAACCTGATCCGGACGCCGGGCGCATGCCTGATAGATCCCGTACGTCCATGGGCGATCGGGGAAGCAGCGGGGCTCCTGGTGCTGGCCGCCGGAACGATGGCGACGCCGAATCCGGCCGGATTCCTCGGCGCCTTCGCCACCGCCATCCTGTTTGCTGCCTGCGCGACATGGTTTGCGATCCGGAAAGCGTCCCGGGAAGCGCTCCGCTCCGTTCAGAGAGATCTTCCAGTCGCCTGCTTCCTGCTTTCCCTCCTCCTCGAATCGGGGATGGGAGCGTCCTCGGCCCTCCAGGAAACGGCATCCTCGGTCCCTGCCGGGGCCCTTTCCCGGGAACTGGGGGAGCTTGTTCGTGCCCGGTCCATCGGCCTCTCACGCGGCGAGTCTATCGACCAGTCGCGGCGGCGGGTCCCCCTTGAGGATTACCGGATCTTCCTCAACCATATCCACCAGGGAGAGCGATTGGGAATCGGGCTGTCGAAGAGCTTGAGGGGGCTCTCGAATAAAATCCTCGAAAACCAGGACCATCGGGCGGAGACGATCGCCCAGCAGGCGGCTGTGAAACTGCTGTTCCCGCTGGTCTGCTTCATATTCCCGGCGGTGTTCCTGATCATCCTGTCGCCGGTGATCCTGGATCTGTGGAGCCGGTTCCTCCGATGA